In Persicimonas caeni, a single window of DNA contains:
- a CDS encoding sodium:solute symporter family protein — translation MLDLIIILAFVVYAVGSGLRAREKASENLREYFLAGRSIEGWRAGFSMAATQFAADTPLLVMGLIATGGVFLLWRLWIYGLAFLLMGFVLASSWRRSQVLTDAELTELRYAGRGTLFLRSVKAIYYGTVINCVGMAMVLVAAVRIAEVFLPWHEWLPKAVYTVPYSAVDWVGIPLGESMTGLAPMVMTTNSLLSIVIIVLFVALYSTTGGLRSVIATDVAQFSLAIIGTAIYAWIVVDEVGGIGALGERIVDLYGQAKAIEMLAFAPTGEEMLTGFLIVVSLQWFFQMGSDGTGYLAQRSLSCKTDRDATIAAVVFTWLQIVLRSVLWLIIGVGLLVIYPFTQQQAGADDFAASRELVFVTGIAELLPPGVTGLMLVGLLAALASTIDTHLNWGASYWSRDIYQRLVCQEWLDRQPGDREMVLVARLSSAGILAIAFVIMANLGSIQDAWHITLTFGAGMGSVLVLRWLWERINLFSELAAMLVSMVAAPLLIAYTDAEWIRLGGMAVLSTAAAIGITYVTPSTPIERLAGFYKQVRPMGFWRRAAEAADLPDARPVRRLGRGLFYTAVCAASVFLMLVGLGKLVVRPPGEPVWWAVLYVTGSLALIPAWWRGLAEDAPPFRRP, via the coding sequence ACGCCGCTCTTGGTCATGGGGCTCATCGCCACCGGCGGGGTCTTCTTGCTGTGGCGGCTCTGGATCTACGGGCTGGCCTTCTTGCTCATGGGCTTCGTGCTCGCCTCGAGCTGGCGACGCTCGCAGGTGCTCACCGACGCCGAGCTCACCGAGCTCCGCTACGCCGGGCGCGGCACCCTCTTTTTGCGCTCGGTCAAGGCCATCTACTACGGCACGGTCATCAACTGCGTGGGCATGGCGATGGTGCTCGTCGCCGCCGTGCGCATCGCCGAGGTTTTCTTGCCGTGGCACGAATGGCTCCCCAAGGCCGTCTACACGGTGCCCTATAGCGCCGTCGACTGGGTCGGCATCCCGCTCGGCGAGAGCATGACCGGGCTCGCGCCGATGGTGATGACCACCAACAGCCTGCTCTCCATCGTCATCATCGTCCTCTTCGTCGCGCTCTACTCGACCACCGGCGGCCTGCGAAGCGTCATCGCCACCGACGTCGCCCAGTTCAGCTTGGCCATCATCGGCACGGCCATCTACGCCTGGATTGTCGTCGACGAGGTGGGCGGCATCGGCGCGCTGGGCGAGCGCATCGTCGACCTGTACGGCCAGGCCAAGGCCATCGAAATGCTGGCGTTTGCCCCCACCGGCGAGGAGATGCTCACCGGCTTCCTCATCGTGGTCAGCCTGCAATGGTTCTTCCAGATGGGCAGCGACGGCACCGGCTACCTCGCCCAGCGCTCGCTGTCGTGCAAGACCGACCGCGACGCCACCATCGCCGCCGTCGTGTTCACCTGGCTGCAGATCGTCTTGCGCAGCGTCTTATGGCTCATCATCGGCGTCGGCCTGCTCGTCATCTACCCGTTCACCCAGCAGCAAGCCGGCGCCGACGACTTCGCCGCCTCCCGCGAGCTGGTCTTCGTGACCGGCATCGCCGAGCTTCTGCCGCCCGGCGTCACCGGTCTGATGCTCGTGGGCTTGCTCGCCGCCCTCGCCTCGACCATCGACACGCACCTGAACTGGGGGGCGAGCTACTGGAGCCGCGACATCTACCAGCGGCTCGTCTGCCAAGAGTGGCTCGACCGCCAGCCCGGCGACCGCGAAATGGTCCTCGTCGCCCGCCTGTCGAGCGCCGGCATTCTGGCCATCGCGTTCGTGATCATGGCCAATTTGGGCTCCATCCAAGACGCCTGGCACATCACGCTCACCTTCGGCGCGGGCATGGGCTCGGTGCTCGTGCTGCGCTGGCTGTGGGAGCGCATCAACCTCTTCTCCGAACTCGCCGCCATGCTCGTCTCGATGGTCGCCGCCCCCCTGCTCATCGCCTACACCGACGCCGAATGGATCCGCCTGGGCGGCATGGCCGTCCTGTCGACCGCCGCCGCCATCGGCATCACCTACGTCACCCCGAGCACACCCATCGAGCGACTCGCCGGGTTCTACAAGCAAGTGCGCCCGATGGGCTTCTGGCGCCGCGCCGCCGAAGCCGCCGACCTGCCCGACGCCCGCCCCGTGCGCCGACTCGGCCGCGGCCTCTTCTACACCGCCGTCTGCGCCGCGAGCGTCTTCTTGATGCTCGTCGGCCTCGGCAAACTCGTCGTCCGCCCGCCCGGCGAGCCGGTCTGGTGGGCGGTGCTGTACGTCACGGGCTCGCTGGCGCTGATCCCCGCATGGTGGCGCGGCCTCGCAGAAGACGCGCCGCCGTTCAGGCGCCCCTAA
- a CDS encoding SDR family NAD(P)-dependent oxidoreductase, whose protein sequence is MPNERKFILVTGANRGVGLATVAALLDERDDTHVFLGSRSLERGEEARDKVLADQSDADQSDADKRVEVVQIDVSDDASVQQAAETVAERLGDAPLYGLVNNAGIGDRDRSMRTVLDVNTRGPHRVCEAFLPLLTHDDARIVNVASASGPNFVSGCSPERQAQLTDPEITWDEIEEIMDEAIAIDEGDGDFEAAGFGGGSAYGLSKACLNAYTVALAREHSDLTINACTPGFIETGMTRPMAERQGVSPAEMGMKPPEEGTTAQMFLLFGEPGGSGWYFGSDAERSPLDRYRSPGDPPYTGE, encoded by the coding sequence ATGCCCAACGAAAGGAAGTTTATTCTGGTCACCGGCGCCAACCGAGGCGTCGGCCTGGCCACCGTCGCCGCCTTGCTCGACGAGCGCGACGACACGCACGTGTTCCTAGGCTCGCGCTCCCTCGAGCGCGGCGAAGAGGCTCGCGACAAAGTTTTGGCCGACCAATCCGACGCCGACCAATCCGACGCCGACAAGCGCGTCGAGGTCGTCCAGATCGACGTCTCCGACGACGCCTCGGTGCAACAGGCCGCAGAGACCGTGGCCGAGCGCCTGGGCGACGCGCCGCTCTACGGCCTGGTCAACAACGCCGGCATCGGCGACCGCGATCGATCCATGCGTACCGTGCTCGACGTGAACACGCGCGGGCCGCACCGGGTCTGCGAGGCCTTCTTGCCGCTGTTGACCCACGACGATGCGCGCATCGTCAACGTGGCGTCGGCCTCGGGGCCGAATTTCGTGTCGGGGTGCAGCCCCGAGCGCCAGGCGCAGTTGACCGACCCCGAGATCACCTGGGACGAGATCGAAGAGATCATGGACGAGGCCATCGCTATCGACGAGGGGGACGGGGACTTCGAGGCGGCGGGCTTTGGCGGCGGCTCGGCCTACGGGCTGTCGAAGGCGTGCCTCAACGCCTACACGGTCGCGCTGGCCCGCGAGCATTCCGACCTGACGATCAACGCCTGCACGCCCGGGTTCATCGAGACGGGCATGACCCGGCCGATGGCCGAGCGTCAGGGCGTGAGCCCCGCCGAGATGGGCATGAAGCCGCCCGAAGAGGGGACCACCGCCCAGATGTTCTTGCTCTTCGGCGAGCCGGGCGGCAGCGGCTGGTACTTCGGCAGCGACGCCGAGCGCAGCCCGCTCGACCGGTATCGCTCGCCGGGTGACCCGCCCTACACCGGCGAGTGA
- a CDS encoding YkgJ family cysteine cluster protein, which translates to MSSKPHDVLIDCEEGRALGCATFCCRLLVRLDPDEREVGPDGRERRFIEKRPEDGLCIYCDPENHRCTRWETRPRVCREYDCNQDKLLQVVLRDGFTSLSELVTADKNFRGCPPVCVPPVDEES; encoded by the coding sequence ATGTCGTCGAAGCCCCATGACGTCCTCATCGATTGCGAAGAGGGCCGCGCATTAGGTTGCGCTACTTTCTGTTGTCGTCTGCTGGTGCGCCTCGACCCCGACGAGCGCGAAGTCGGCCCCGACGGTCGCGAGCGCCGGTTCATCGAAAAGCGCCCCGAAGATGGCCTCTGCATCTACTGCGACCCCGAAAATCACCGCTGCACGCGCTGGGAAACGCGCCCGAGGGTCTGCCGCGAGTACGACTGCAACCAGGACAAGCTGCTGCAGGTCGTGTTGCGCGACGGGTTCACCTCGCTGAGCGAGTTGGTGACGGCCGACAAGAACTTTCGCGGCTGCCCGCCGGTATGTGTGCCCCCCGTCGACGAGGAGAGCTGA
- a CDS encoding prenyltransferase/squalene oxidase repeat-containing protein encodes MCNHYPRRRWSVAAGMLGVALALTSCSKQGAEQASPAPGAARAVAVEATAERERAEETRAQTIAKTAIIGDRFEARFELPDDVVDEYVSVTIELAPSPSQMRVAFYPHLVKAPMRGMMLTTYSNIPNALLFERLQTISPQAWAKDVTVAYFGAHTRGADDYAAHLKSTKEMLAEGYQKLLGYQNGSRGFTNEDGEITSLSTALGLLQLAALDEVIDIDAVPAMRLAADGLLERQQPLGHWEYDDGWSANDPPGDVPTIRSTAFAVWALSRAGLGEEYDEAIDRGCAALEKMVEGPKVAPYARALAANALLARGRRAAAVTILDTLAQDVQTQGDQRYWKQPHPTWSGNSTKYASVAATALVVRAFARAEVHADLIPGTVAYLDEQSSSWAFVRTDASIWAIDALLTLYDGLSWAPVTLTVQADGEPVTGAAGRRLEKLRIDPKAEEAVTLEAIVPRGTHTITVVPDEPTSVIATVTARFEVAEARIR; translated from the coding sequence ATGTGCAATCACTACCCCCGCCGACGATGGTCCGTGGCCGCCGGGATGCTCGGCGTCGCCCTCGCCCTGACGTCCTGCTCGAAGCAGGGCGCGGAGCAAGCCTCGCCTGCGCCTGGCGCCGCCCGCGCCGTCGCCGTCGAGGCGACCGCCGAGCGGGAGCGGGCGGAGGAGACACGTGCGCAGACGATCGCCAAGACCGCCATCATAGGCGACCGGTTCGAGGCGCGCTTCGAGCTCCCGGACGACGTCGTCGACGAGTACGTGAGCGTGACGATCGAGCTCGCGCCCAGCCCGTCGCAGATGCGCGTCGCGTTCTACCCACACCTGGTCAAGGCTCCGATGCGGGGCATGATGCTGACGACCTACAGCAATATCCCCAACGCCCTGCTCTTCGAGCGGCTGCAGACGATTTCGCCGCAGGCGTGGGCCAAAGACGTGACCGTGGCCTACTTCGGGGCCCACACGCGGGGCGCCGACGACTACGCCGCGCACCTGAAGAGCACCAAAGAGATGCTCGCCGAGGGCTACCAAAAGCTCCTCGGGTACCAGAATGGCTCGCGTGGCTTCACGAACGAGGACGGCGAGATTACGTCTTTGTCGACCGCGTTGGGACTGTTGCAGTTGGCTGCGCTCGACGAGGTGATCGACATCGACGCCGTGCCCGCGATGCGTCTGGCTGCCGACGGCCTGCTCGAGCGTCAACAGCCGCTCGGGCATTGGGAGTACGATGACGGCTGGAGCGCCAACGATCCTCCAGGCGACGTCCCGACGATTCGCTCGACCGCCTTTGCGGTCTGGGCGCTGAGCCGGGCGGGGCTCGGCGAGGAGTACGATGAGGCGATCGACCGCGGCTGCGCGGCGCTCGAAAAGATGGTCGAAGGCCCGAAAGTCGCCCCCTACGCCCGCGCCCTCGCCGCCAACGCCCTGCTCGCCCGCGGCCGTCGGGCAGCCGCCGTGACCATCCTCGACACCCTCGCCCAGGACGTGCAGACCCAGGGCGACCAACGCTACTGGAAGCAGCCGCACCCGACCTGGTCGGGCAACTCGACGAAGTACGCCTCCGTCGCCGCGACCGCCCTCGTGGTGCGCGCTTTCGCCCGCGCCGAGGTCCACGCCGACCTCATCCCCGGCACCGTCGCCTACCTCGACGAACAGTCGAGCTCGTGGGCTTTCGTGCGCACCGACGCCTCCATCTGGGCCATCGACGCCCTGCTCACCCTGTACGATGGACTGTCCTGGGCGCCGGTCACGCTCACCGTGCAGGCCGACGGCGAGCCGGTGACGGGAGCGGCGGGGCGCCGGTTGGAGAAGCTGCGGATCGACCCGAAAGCTGAGGAGGCCGTGACGCTCGAGGCGATCGTGCCGCGCGGCACGCACACCATCACCGTCGTGCCGGACGAGCCGACGAGTGTCATCGCGACCGTCACAGCTCGTTTCGAGGTCGCCGAGGCGCGAATACGTTGA
- a CDS encoding carbohydrate porin: MKYYHHTALLIALGTLTLSAAPAAAQQVPSGDDDASTVAAPTEASKEETDLGAAAETTGEFLFGSYGRAQFELDGEGNDGAAQNIVSHGPRLFQEDYAEFDFSYTLEKPDGFTSQVLFTFALFGPFAHYDGDFLDQPMAVRNLYVRMANLSQALDGLSLWAGSRMYRGDDIYLLDWWPLDELNTVGGGLAYRKHGFDGRLHLGVNRLDNDYQLQVIEVPSTPFGTRPKVLLDRQRLLGSGRFEYAATDLVARWGAKGVLYGEYHRLPEGQRIPQEFIQDGAPTRPEAEVLETLPSDDGFVLGAELGLFESETTNHLNLFFRYSRGLAAFGEFGVPFGTALDGTSGDAEEILGALSGNWESQYFGVMAGAYLRKFTDADTNTSDLDEFVEGTAVVRPAIYVTDHFHQAFEVSYQRRYPFGLDPDTGEFEDPQVWQLSVLELLSLGRGNYARPQIRLGYTVAFANDAARNEYPVGDTRRPEDVEHIVSVGAEWWFNSSTY; the protein is encoded by the coding sequence TTGAAGTACTACCATCACACGGCTCTCCTCATCGCCCTCGGCACGCTTACCCTGAGCGCCGCTCCCGCAGCCGCCCAACAGGTCCCATCGGGCGACGACGACGCCTCCACGGTCGCCGCCCCCACCGAAGCAAGCAAGGAAGAAACCGACCTCGGCGCCGCCGCCGAGACCACCGGCGAGTTCCTCTTCGGCTCCTACGGCCGCGCCCAATTCGAGCTCGACGGCGAGGGCAACGACGGCGCCGCGCAGAATATCGTGTCGCACGGCCCGCGCCTCTTCCAAGAGGACTACGCCGAGTTCGACTTCAGCTACACCCTCGAAAAGCCCGACGGGTTCACCTCGCAGGTGCTCTTCACCTTCGCGCTCTTCGGCCCCTTCGCCCACTACGACGGCGACTTCCTCGACCAGCCCATGGCCGTGCGCAACCTGTACGTACGCATGGCCAACCTGAGCCAGGCCCTCGACGGGCTGAGCCTGTGGGCCGGCTCGCGCATGTACCGCGGCGACGACATCTACCTGCTCGACTGGTGGCCCCTCGACGAGCTCAACACCGTCGGCGGCGGGCTGGCCTACCGCAAGCACGGCTTCGACGGCCGGCTGCACCTGGGCGTCAACCGCCTCGACAACGACTACCAACTCCAGGTCATCGAGGTCCCCTCGACCCCCTTCGGCACTCGCCCCAAGGTGCTCCTCGACCGCCAACGCCTGCTCGGCTCGGGCCGCTTCGAGTACGCCGCCACCGACCTGGTCGCCCGCTGGGGCGCCAAGGGCGTGCTCTACGGCGAATACCACCGCCTGCCCGAAGGCCAGCGCATCCCCCAAGAATTCATCCAAGACGGCGCCCCCACGCGCCCCGAAGCCGAAGTCCTCGAAACCCTCCCCTCCGACGACGGCTTCGTCCTGGGCGCCGAGCTCGGCCTCTTCGAGTCCGAGACGACCAACCACCTCAACCTCTTCTTCCGCTACTCCCGCGGCCTGGCCGCCTTCGGCGAATTCGGCGTCCCCTTCGGCACCGCCCTCGACGGCACCTCCGGCGACGCCGAAGAGATCCTGGGAGCCCTCTCCGGCAACTGGGAGAGCCAATACTTCGGCGTGATGGCCGGCGCCTACCTGCGCAAATTCACTGACGCCGACACCAACACGAGCGACCTCGACGAATTCGTCGAAGGCACCGCCGTGGTCCGCCCGGCCATCTACGTCACCGACCACTTCCACCAGGCCTTCGAGGTCAGCTACCAACGCCGCTACCCCTTCGGCCTCGACCCCGATACCGGCGAATTCGAAGACCCGCAGGTCTGGCAACTCAGCGTCCTCGAGCTCCTCAGCCTCGGCCGCGGCAACTACGCTCGCCCCCAGATCCGCCTGGGCTACACGGTCGCCTTCGCCAACGATGCCGCCCGCAACGAGTACCCGGTAGGCGACACCCGCCGCCCGGAGGACGTCGAGCACATCGTCAGCGTCGGCGCAGAGTGGTGGTTCAACTCGTCGACGTATTGA